A genomic window from Silurus meridionalis isolate SWU-2019-XX chromosome 21, ASM1480568v1, whole genome shotgun sequence includes:
- the LOC124403766 gene encoding NIPA-like protein 2 isoform X2, with amino-acid sequence MEIFVLGIIIAICGNLLISISLNIQKYTHTRQSEQGTKPYYTSPLWWYGILLMGLGELGNFAAYGFAPAALIAPLGSVSVVASAVISVVFLKEMLRASDLLGGVLALTGTYLLVTFAPHSAPHVTANMVERCLISVQFLVYFFSEVVLFCILLYLYKCRNLKHIVVVMLLVALLASVTVISVKAVSGMITETVRGSHLQLTYPIFYIMFIIMIVSCVFQIKFLNEAMKMFDATEIVPINFVFFTASAVIAGILFYEEFYGLSIIYILMFVIGCLLAFTGVFLIARKRPKIKMDSVIISMGQSSGKNSTANIQPETKDNKFGGLASKLVCNTGIQQDDI; translated from the exons atatttgttcTAGGGATTATCATCGCAATATGTGGCAATCTCCTCATCAGTATTTCATTGAACATTCAG AAATACACCCACACACGCCAATCGGAGCAAGGCACCAAGCCATATTACACCAGTCCTCTGTGGTGGTATGGGATTCTACTCATGGGGCTTGGTGAACTTGGTAACTTTGCTGCATATGGATTTGCACCAGCTGCCCTGATTGCTCCTCTTGGTAGTGTGTCTGTCGTTG ccagTGCTGTAATCTCAGTGGTTTTCCTGAAAGAGATGTTACGAGCCTCTGATCTACTTG GGGGTGTTCTTGCTCTAACTGGTACATACCTGCTGGTGACCTTTGCCCCACACTCTGCCCCCCATGTCACAGCCAACATGGTGGAGCGCTGCCTCATCAGTGTGCAGTTCCTCGTCTACTTT TTTTCTGAAGTGGTTCTGTTTTGTATCCTGCTCTACCTGTACAAATGCAGGAACTTAAAACACATTGTTGTTGTCATGCTTCTGGTGGCTTTGCTGG CTTCTGTGACtgtgatttctgtaaaagctGTGTCTGGAATGATCACAGAGACAGTCCGTGGGAGCCATTTACAGCTCACTTACCCCATCTTCTACATCATGTTTATCATCATGATAGTCTCATGTGTCTTCCAGATTAA ATTTCTCAATGAAGCAATGAAGATGTTTGATGCCACAGAAATTGTTCctattaattttgtttttttcacagccAGTGCTGTAATAGCAG gtattttattttatgaagagTTTTATGGTTTATCAATTATATACATCCTCATGTTTGTGATTGG GTGTTTGTTAGCATTTACGGGAGTGTTTCTGATTGCTAGAAagagaccaaaaataaaaatggacagTGTCATTATCTCTATGGGTCAAAGCTCAg GTAAGAACAGCACTGCTAATATACAGCCAGAGACAAAGGACAATAAATTTGGAGGTCTGGCTTCCAAACTTGTGTGCAACACTGGAATACAGCAGGATGACATTTAa
- the LOC124403766 gene encoding NIPA-like protein 2 isoform X1 codes for MHFTLLRTARTVTAAKPYASWCKESAKIFVLGIIIAICGNLLISISLNIQKYTHTRQSEQGTKPYYTSPLWWYGILLMGLGELGNFAAYGFAPAALIAPLGSVSVVASAVISVVFLKEMLRASDLLGGVLALTGTYLLVTFAPHSAPHVTANMVERCLISVQFLVYFFSEVVLFCILLYLYKCRNLKHIVVVMLLVALLASVTVISVKAVSGMITETVRGSHLQLTYPIFYIMFIIMIVSCVFQIKFLNEAMKMFDATEIVPINFVFFTASAVIAGILFYEEFYGLSIIYILMFVIGCLLAFTGVFLIARKRPKIKMDSVIISMGQSSGKNSTANIQPETKDNKFGGLASKLVCNTGIQQDDI; via the exons atatttgttcTAGGGATTATCATCGCAATATGTGGCAATCTCCTCATCAGTATTTCATTGAACATTCAG AAATACACCCACACACGCCAATCGGAGCAAGGCACCAAGCCATATTACACCAGTCCTCTGTGGTGGTATGGGATTCTACTCATGGGGCTTGGTGAACTTGGTAACTTTGCTGCATATGGATTTGCACCAGCTGCCCTGATTGCTCCTCTTGGTAGTGTGTCTGTCGTTG ccagTGCTGTAATCTCAGTGGTTTTCCTGAAAGAGATGTTACGAGCCTCTGATCTACTTG GGGGTGTTCTTGCTCTAACTGGTACATACCTGCTGGTGACCTTTGCCCCACACTCTGCCCCCCATGTCACAGCCAACATGGTGGAGCGCTGCCTCATCAGTGTGCAGTTCCTCGTCTACTTT TTTTCTGAAGTGGTTCTGTTTTGTATCCTGCTCTACCTGTACAAATGCAGGAACTTAAAACACATTGTTGTTGTCATGCTTCTGGTGGCTTTGCTGG CTTCTGTGACtgtgatttctgtaaaagctGTGTCTGGAATGATCACAGAGACAGTCCGTGGGAGCCATTTACAGCTCACTTACCCCATCTTCTACATCATGTTTATCATCATGATAGTCTCATGTGTCTTCCAGATTAA ATTTCTCAATGAAGCAATGAAGATGTTTGATGCCACAGAAATTGTTCctattaattttgtttttttcacagccAGTGCTGTAATAGCAG gtattttattttatgaagagTTTTATGGTTTATCAATTATATACATCCTCATGTTTGTGATTGG GTGTTTGTTAGCATTTACGGGAGTGTTTCTGATTGCTAGAAagagaccaaaaataaaaatggacagTGTCATTATCTCTATGGGTCAAAGCTCAg GTAAGAACAGCACTGCTAATATACAGCCAGAGACAAAGGACAATAAATTTGGAGGTCTGGCTTCCAAACTTGTGTGCAACACTGGAATACAGCAGGATGACATTTAa